One window of Electrophorus electricus isolate fEleEle1 chromosome 24, fEleEle1.pri, whole genome shotgun sequence genomic DNA carries:
- the LOC113586896 gene encoding tumor protein p53-inducible nuclear protein 2 isoform X2 — MFQRLSNLLFGEVEVVSADLNGPKPCVTEADEEGWLLVNLPEGAPAQASPMEDLLIEHPSMSVYVASGNLSVVEQSAASLAGSVSTMSESALPPVARSSKPTRMARGAAHQALAKVTQASRVQRAKARVERRPLGRHRMQRQNHVCQQIPRHSAHTRNAFLHQPCQRGLCH, encoded by the exons ATGTTCCAGCGCCTAAGTAACCTGTTGTTTGGTGAGGTGGAGGTCGTCTCCGCTGACCTTAACGGGCCCAAGCCCTGCGTCACTGAGGCTGATGAGGAAGGATGGCTCCTAGTAAATCTACCTG AGGGCGCTCCGGCCCAGGCTAGCCCCATGGAGGACCTCCTCATCGAGCACCCCAGCATGTCCGTCTATGTCGCCTCTGGAAACCTGTCGGTGGTGGAACAGAGTGCAGCCAGCTTGGCTGGCAGCGTGAG CACGATGTCTGAATCAGCACTGCCCCCTGTGGCCAGGAGCAGCAAGCCCACCAGGATGGCCCGCGGAGCTGCCCACCAAGCGCTCGCCAAGGTGACGCAGGCGTCCCGCGTGCAGAGAGCCAAAGCCCGCGTGGAGCGCCGTCCCCTGGGACGCCACCGTATGCAGAGACAAAACCACGTTTGCCAGCAAATCCCGCGCCACTCCGCACACACCCGGAATGCCTTCCTGCACCAGCCGTGCCAGCGAGGTCTCTGCCATTAA
- the LOC113586896 gene encoding tumor protein p53-inducible nuclear protein 2 isoform X1, producing the protein MFQRLSNLLFGEVEVVSADLNGPKPCVTEADEEGWLLVNLPGKDCTMLGEGGAGAPAIAQSLPHSEFQRAESECDAFNPSRTHGPAPSRCRSRRTRVGRALAARPPSPSPSSAPCLGSPSPHVSEAVNALSGPARCMRGSAPVSPGSRGCMDESWFITPPPCFTAEGAPAQASPMEDLLIEHPSMSVYVASGNLSVVEQSAASLAGSVSTMSESALPPVARSSKPTRMARGAAHQALAKVTQASRVQRAKARVERRPLGRHRMQRQNHVCQQIPRHSAHTRNAFLHQPCQRGLCH; encoded by the exons ATGTTCCAGCGCCTAAGTAACCTGTTGTTTGGTGAGGTGGAGGTCGTCTCCGCTGACCTTAACGGGCCCAAGCCCTGCGTCACTGAGGCTGATGAGGAAGGATGGCTCCTAGTAAATCTACCTG GTAAAGACTGTACCATGCTGGGTgagggcggggcaggggcaCCAGCTATAGCACAGTCGCTTCCCCACAGTGAATTCCAGAGGGCGGAGTCAGAATGTGACGCATTCAATCCCTCTCGGACACACGGCCCCGCCCCTTCCCGGTGCAGGAGCCGCAGGACTAGAGTGGGCAGGGCCTTGGCGGCCCGCCCTCCTTCCCCTTCCCCCAGCTCCGCCCCTTGCCTTGGCTCTCCCTCCCCTCACGTCTCGGAAGCAGTGAATGCGCTGTCCGGCCCCGCCCGCTGCATGCGGGGCTCCGCCCCTGTGTCTCCGGGCTCCCGCGGCTGTATGGACGAGAGCTGGTTTATCACGCCTCCCCCCTGTTTCACTGCAGAGGGCGCTCCGGCCCAGGCTAGCCCCATGGAGGACCTCCTCATCGAGCACCCCAGCATGTCCGTCTATGTCGCCTCTGGAAACCTGTCGGTGGTGGAACAGAGTGCAGCCAGCTTGGCTGGCAGCGTGAG CACGATGTCTGAATCAGCACTGCCCCCTGTGGCCAGGAGCAGCAAGCCCACCAGGATGGCCCGCGGAGCTGCCCACCAAGCGCTCGCCAAGGTGACGCAGGCGTCCCGCGTGCAGAGAGCCAAAGCCCGCGTGGAGCGCCGTCCCCTGGGACGCCACCGTATGCAGAGACAAAACCACGTTTGCCAGCAAATCCCGCGCCACTCCGCACACACCCGGAATGCCTTCCTGCACCAGCCGTGCCAGCGAGGTCTCTGCCATTAA